Genomic DNA from Methanosarcina sp. MTP4:
CCGGACGAACACTGCTGTGCCTCTCCTCTTCTCCGCACCGGTTTTAAGCCGGACGCTGAAAAGATCATGGAGCACAACCTGGAGCAGATCAGGAAAGTGGGCGCCCACACGCTCATCACGGGCTGTGCCGGCTGCTACACCACCCTGAAGAACAATTACCCCGGAAACCTCAGGGTCATAAGTCTTCCCGAGTTCCTGGCCGAGCACCTGGGCGACCTGAAGCTCAAGCATCTCGACCTTAAAGTAACCTACCATGACCCCTGCCACCTTGGCAGGCATAACGGCGTCTATGACGCCCCCCGTGAGGTCATCGAAGCTATCTGTGAGTTAAAAGAAATGAAAAACATCCGGGAAAACTCCCGCTGCTGCGGCGGCGGAGGTGGAGTCAGGATCGGCTATCCCGACATCTCCCTTGAACTTGCCAGAAAACGGCTTGAGGACGTGCCCGAGGGCGTGGATTACATCGTCACCTCCTGCCCCCTCTGCGTGCGCAACCTCAGGGACGGAGGCGGAGATATCGAGGTCATCGATATCATCGAACTTGTGGCAATGGCGCTGGAATGAACCTTGGCGGGTTATTAAGCAGCTGATTTCACTGTTCCGGGGTGGCTTTTCTTTCATTCCGGGCGTTTTTACTTTATAATTTAGCTGCATACTTTTTTTATTTTCATATTTGTTTCATTTTTATTGTTTTTCTTCTCCTGTCTGTATCCCTCTTATACAATGAAAGCGAAAAATAAAATGGGAAATCGGCCCGGAAATCGGTTTCAAAATGAAAAGGGGTTCGAAATTAAACTGGTTTCCAGATCGGTTTGAATTATTTGTTCAAATATTTCTGGAAGGAGGAAAGATATATGGGATGCAGACCGGTTACAATTAAAGATGTCACTCCTGAGGTTTTCAACTGTATGAAGAAAAAGCTTCAGGGAGCTGGTATCCATGTCCCGCCGGGTAGGAAAGGAGAGCTTTCAGGGCGTGGTATTGTAGCTGATTATGACTGGGACGGGGATTCAAAGCTTACCGTCACGATCACGGAGAAACCATTCATTATCGGATGTAATGCAGTAGCAGGAAAAATAAAAAATTTCGTGAAGGAATGTCAGAGGAAGTAAGGAAAGCGAAGGGTAATTAAAGAAAGTTGAGAGGAAATTGAAGAAGAGACAAACTTCAAAATTTTATTCCTTAAGTAATTTTCGGATATTTAGAAGTTGAGGGCTTAATTAATTCTTAAGTTTGGTTCATGTATGGAGGAAAAAGATGCAGCAGTCTCTTCCTCTATCCTATCTTACTGTTTTTGCGAAATCCGGCTTTAATTCTAGAATTTTTTTAAAGAACTCCATAAATTTTTTATACTCTCAAGTGTTACATAATTTTGATTATGTTTGCTTGTGCAAAGGACAGGACCCCCGTCCACTGCTGTTAGTACCATTTCCTTTTTGGCAGTGTTCCTTTCTGTTGGGTTCACGGCAAACATCCAACCCCCCAATTTCAAAAAACCAGAATGAAAATCCAACCCTATTAAAACACCAGAAGGAGAAAAAGAATATGGCATGCAGTCCTGTAACGTTTCACCACGTTACACCCGATGTATTCAATTGTATGAAAAAGAAACTCGAAGAAGCCGGTATCCACGTTCCCTCCGGAAACAAGGGCGAACTTTCGGGACACGGTGTGGTAGCCGATTTTGACTGGGATGGTACTTCAAATCTTACCATCACGGTCAAGGAAAAACCTTTCTTCATCAGCTGCGGCACTGCAACAGGAAAAATTCAGGACTTCGTACACCAGTGTCATGGGAATTAAAATGAAAAATCCAGGGCAGGGGATCTTCCCTGTCCTCGCCTCTTTAAAAATACATCTTTTTAAAAATGAATTGTTTTCTAAAAAATGTCTCATCCCGGGTTCTGGATGCGGAAATTTTCTTTTCTCGTATTCCGGGCAATCAGGGTATTTATTCTGTCGTCATTCCGGATGATTAAGGGGAATCTGAATACGCTTGACTCGAAAATTTGTTCCAAAGAAAAGCTACTTTTTAAGCTCTACAGATTTAAGGAATTTTGTTATCTTTTCTTTAAACAGATATCAATGTTCAGTAGCGTTTTTACTTAATTTTGTTTCTCATATTCTTTTCTACATACTTGTATTATTTTATTATGTGTATAAAACGACTATTATAAAACATATAGTCCAGAAGAACATTTTTTTTATTAAATCTGAAGAAAAATGTTTTTACTGGATCTTTTATCCAAAGGGGGTATACTTATAAAAAAGATAAGGTTTGCAGTACCTTTAGCATTATTGCTGGCTTTACTGGTTTCAATACCAGGAGCCTCAGCGTCCTCTGTTGATGTCAAACCGGCCTCATGGCCCAATTCCATCAACGTGTGCAATAACGGAGTCATTCCTGTGGCTTTTGCATGTCCCTACAGGGGTCTTACGGCCGAGGATTTAATAAATGATACCTGTAAGATCCAGGTTGCAATTAAAGTTGAAAATGAAAGCGGCTGGGATGTTGAGTTTTGTGAGAACTTCTCCTCTGATGATTTAAAACTCAACATTGAAGATGTGACAAGCTATGTGAGTTATGTCGTGGACAGAGGAGATCCCGATTATTGTCCCGATGGTTACCCGGACCTCACAATGAAATTCAGGACCCACGACATCTTTGGCGGTATTAATCCCGCTGATTATGAGGAAGGCAAAGCCATTGAATTTGAGATGTGGGGATACGACTGTGACGACAATTTGCTCTTTAATTCATTTGACCGTATTCGCTTCGTGCCGGCAAATTGCGACAAAGTTGACAATCCTATGAAACTAAAACATGAGAAGCTAAAAATGAGAAGCTAAAAATGAGAAGCTAAAAAATGAAAAGCTAAAAAAGATAATTTGGCAGAAAATTGTCACTCCGGACAGGAAAATACAAGTGTGAATTGACTTTCAATGCTTTCCTCATATCATGGAATTACTTACTTTTCCTGCCCTGTCTTTTTTCTTTTCACCGGACATTTTTCAGGCATCTCCTTCAAAATGCTGTTCTTTCATCTGTTTAATCTGTTTTGATTGATTCCAGGCTTTTGAATTTTTTAGAAGTTATAGATTCGATTAATGTCTTAAGTTTGGTTCATATAGCTAGGAAAAAGGTGCAAATGTATTTTCCCGTATTCCATCATACTGTTTTTCCGAAAATTTGGTGTTAATTTTGGAATTGTTCTCAAAAAACCCCTTAATTTTTTATACTGTAAAGTGTTAAATAATTCTGGTATTTTTGAATGTGCAAAGGACCGGCCCCAGTCTACTTTTGTTATGCCCAAATTTTCTTTTCGGCAGTATTCCTTTCCGTTGAGTTGCGCGGCAAACATCCAACCCTCCCAAGTTTTCAAAAAAACAACATGGAAAATCCGGGACATGGAGTCCCCCCATCCTCGCCTCTTAAAAATATATCTTTTTAAAAAATGAACGATTCTCTAAAAACGTCTCATCTTCCAGATCCGGGGGGAAGGTTTTCGGGAAGTTATTTTGCCTCTGATTCAGGATGATCAGGGTATGCGGAACGAAACTGAAAGTGTGGGATAGCCAGGCATGTAACACCTGAAATCGTACCCGAAAATTCGTTCCAAAGAAAATCAGCTTTTTGAACTCTACAGATTCAAAGAATTTTATATTTTTCTTTAAAAAAAATACCAACGTTTAGTAGTATTTTTTATTAATTCTGTTTCTCATATCCTTTTTTACATACCGGTATTATTTTACTATGTGTATAAAACGACTGGTATAAAAAAACAAATCAGATGAACATTTCTTCCACGAATTCTGTAAAAAATGTTTATTCTGGTTCCTATGTCCAAAGGGGGGTATAAATATGAAAGGTAGAAAATTTGCTGTACCTTTAGCATTATTGCTAGCTTTACTGATTGTCATACCAGGCGCCTCAGCCTGTGACGTTGACGTCAAACCGGGTTCATGGCCGAATTCCATTAATGTATGCAACAACGGGGTACTTCCTGTAGCATATGCATGTGAAGATGACCTAGAGGCGGAGTGCTATAAAGAAAATGTTCGTACTATTAAAGTTGTAATTGAGGTTAAGAATGGAAGTTGCTGGTATACTGAATTTGATCAAAATTTCTCGTATCTTGATTTAAAGCTCAATGTTGAAGATGTGACAAGGTATGTAAGTCATGTCTGGGACAGAGGAAATTGCAGTTACATCGGTCCTGACGGTTGCCCGGATCTCACCATGAAATTCAGGACTCAGGATATCTTTGGCTGTATTAATCCTGCTGATTATGAGCAGTGTGAAGCCGTTAATTTCCGGGTTTATGGATACGACGGTTGTGGTAAGGAACTCTTTAACTCATTTGACCGTATCCGTTTCGTGCCTGCAAACTGCAAAGAAACGCCTGCAAACTGCAAAGAAGTAAACAATGAGAAAAAGCCGAAAAAATGATGGATCAGAGGGATTTTTTATTCCGGCAGGAAAATGCAAATATATAATTGATGAGGGGCACTTTCCCTGAAATTATATAATTTGCTTATTTTTCTGCTCTCTTTTTCTTTTCATTGGATTTTATTGTATTCTGCTTAGGGTCAGGTTGAGGTCATTTTTTATAGTCCCAAACGTTAATAAAATTCTATACTATGTTGTAAACGGCAGAAAAACCGGGACAGTTTGTGGAAAACTTAACTTCATTTTGTTTTTAATGCGTCCCTGAATTCACAGCTACCTATGGATAGTCGATTGGAATACTGGAAAATAAGAGAAAACAGGAAGGAAACCGGACATGACCGGAAGGAGATTGGAAGAGGAAGGGTGCCGGGGGATCAGGTTTAAAAATGTGACTCCGGACGTATTTAAGTGCATGAAGAAGAAACTTGAGGAATACGGGCTGGAGGTCTCGCCCGGAAATTCCGGTGTACTTGAAGGAAAAGAGATAGTTGCCCACTTTACCTGGGACGGGGAAGAACATCTGGTAATTGAGGTCAAGGAAAAGCCCTGGCATCTCTACTGCGGAGCATTGAGTGGGCAAATGAGGGCTTTCATGCGTGAGTGCCAGGGGAGATGAAGTAAAAATCCAGAAAAAATCCGGGTTTTGGCTTTCCGGTGCCGTGGAATACGTATCTACGCTAAAATAAAATAGAATGGTCGCCAACTAAGCTTTAATAACTATTAGGGTTTGGAGCCAGCTATGAGACAATTCCTCGTATCTATTACAAAAGAAGACGACTTCTTTATCGCAAGATGTCCCGAGCTTAATGTTACTTCTCAGGGAGAAAGCCTTGAAGAAGCAGAAAAAAATATCAAAGAAGCCATAGAGCTCTACATCGAGAGTTTTGGAGTCGACGATCTTCCGCAAAAAGTGTCCAAGCCTTATATCACTTTTGTGGAAGTTGCCCATGCCTAAACTACCGGTCGTTTCTGGAAAAAACTAGTTACTGCATTGCAAAAAGCAGGATTCGTAATAGTGAGATAGAAAGGAAGTCATGTCTCACTTCAAAAAATCACTCCCGAAAAGGTATATCGAACAGTGGTGCCTTTGCACAAAAGACTTGCTAAAGGCACTCTTCTTGATATTCTTCATCAAACCGGCTTGGACAAAGAGGATCTGAAAAGGTTGCTATAAAATTATATCTTTCCCTAATCTTTCCCTAATCTTTTCCTAACCTTTTCTCCTTTTACCTTTTTCTTCTCCTTATCAAACAGTTCCAGGCATTTCCCACAAGGTCCAGTCTCCCCGTTCTTTCCAGGGCCTCATATACAAGGTCGTAGTTTGCAGGGTTCCTGTAGTGCATAAGGGCTCTCTGCATGGCTTTTTCTTTCTTGCCCCGCGCTACGTAGACCTTTTTGCCGGTGAAGGGGTTGATCCCTGTATAGTACATGCAGGTGGATACCGTCATCGGGGTGGGGGTGAAGTCCTGGACCTGTTCAGTGTACCCGCCGTGGTCCCGCATGTATTCGGCCATCTCGATCATGTCTTCCAGGGTGCAGCCCGGGTGGCTGGACATCAGATAGTTAACTATGTACTGTTCTTTGCCGCATTTTTTGTTGAGGGTCTCGAACTTTTCGGCAAAGCGTTCGTAGATTTCCCTGTCAGGCTTGCACATAGCATCCGTGACCCGTTTTGAGAAATGTTCGGGGGCGACCCTTAGCTGCCCGCTGATGTGGTGGGCGCAGAGTTCTTCCAGATACTCCTCGTTTTTAAGGGCAAGGTCGTAGCGAACGCCGTAGCCGGTAAATACTTTTTTAACTCCGGGAAGTTCCCGCAGGCAGCGCATGAGTTCGAGCAGTTTTTGATGGCTTGTGTCCAGGGCAGGGCAGATGCCGGGGTGCAGGCAGGCTTTGTCCAGGCAGGCGCCTTTTTTCTCCCAGCTTTTGCAGTCCATGCCGTACATATTGGCAGTGGGGCCGCCGACCCCGTTGATTATGCCCTTGAAGCCCGGCTTTTCCGTAAGCTTTTTTGCCTCCCTGAGGACTGACTCGATGCTCCGGCTCGCTATCATGCGTCCCTGGTGCTGGGTGATGGAACAGAAGGAGCAGCCGCCGAAGCAGCCCCTGTGTGTTGTCAGGGAAAACTCGACCATCTCAAGGGCAGGGACGGGTTCTTTGTAGGAGGGGTGGGCTTCTCCTGTGAAAGGCAATTCATAAACGTGGTCCAGTTCTTTTTCGTTCAGGGGGCGCATGGGGCTGTTCTGCACGATCACGGTCTTGGGGTGGGGCTGGACAACGCCTTTTCCCGTGACCGGGTTCTGCTCCAGGAAGTACATACGGAAAGCTTTTGCAAAGGCGGCTTTTTCCTGGGAAACTTCGGTAAAGGAAGGTATTTCAACGTGTTTTTCAGTGAATTTTTCAGCGGGTTCCTCAATGGATCCTTCAGTGGATCCTTCAGTGGATTCTTCAGCGGGTTCCTCAATGGATCCTTCAGTGGATCCTTCAGTGGATTCTTCAGCGGGTTCCTCAATGGATTCTTTAGTGGAAGGATTATTTTCGGCTTTTTTTGCCTTCCATTCCTTAACTTCCATTTTCCAGGCAGTGCCGGGGATGTCCCGGATCTCCCTGACGTTTTCCCCTGCCTGCAGCCTCCTCGCAATCTCGGTGATCTGCAGTTCCCCCATGCCGTAGACCAGCAGGTCGGCGGGGGCATCTGCCAGAATTGACTGCCTGACCTTATCCGATAGATAATCGTAGTGGGCAAAGCGCCGGAGGGATGCCTCAATTCCCCCTAGCACGATCGGGACGTCAGGGCAGGCTTCCTTTATCCTGTTCGAGTAGATAATCACGGCGCGGTTAGGGCGAAGCCCTGGCTTGCCCCCGGGGGAATATGCGTCCTTTGCCCGCGGTTTCAGCCCTGCGGTCAGGTTGCTGACCATGGAATCCGTGTTCCCTGCGCTTACGGAAAAAAAGAGCCTGGGCTTCCCCAGTTTTTTGAAATCCTCGGGGCTGTTCCAGCGGGGCTGGGCAATAATCCCTACCCTGAATCCCGCGTCTTCAAGCACCCTGCCCACAATTGCGGTCCCGAAACTGGAGTGGTCCACGTAGGCATCCCCGGTGACAAGGATTATGTCAAGTTCTTCCCAGCCCCGCACTTTTGCCTCGTCCAGGCTCATGGGGAGGAATTTTGAAACGGGAACATTGTGTATGTTGGGCATAGGAGATTTGGCACCTTTTGCCGCTTTTATCCCGGTTTTTTCTCTGGTTTTTGTCCCGGTTTTTCCCTTCTTTTTTCTTTCATATTCTGCTTTTTTTGCGGCGGAAGGTTCCGGGTTCCTGTAGAATTTTTTCCCTGGATTTTTCATGATCTGTATTACTCTGTTTTCAGGTGTTTCCGGCTTTTAAAATCACTTCTTTAAAAGCCGCCCTGCATCATCTTCAACATCCGGTACGAAGTCATGATCTGCTTGTTCCCGTCCCTGTTAGTGGGTTCCCCATGGCCAGAATACAGGTTTTTCACGTCAAGCTTCGTGAGTTTTTCTATGGAGCCTGCCATTTTTTCAGGCTCACAGCCTTCAAAGTCCGTCCTCCCGAACCCACCTCCAGGAAAAACGGTATCTCCTGAAAAGAGGCTCTTTGAGACGGGTTCGTAGAGGCAGATGCTCCCCCTTGAATGCCCCGGGGTATGGATCACTTCCAGGCATTCACCATTCCCGATGGGGATCTTGTCCCCTTCCTCATAGGTGACGGTGGGTTTGATCGTAGGTGCCCGTTCTCCGAAAAGGATGGACACGCTCAGGTAATCGTCATTTATGCCTTCCAGGTCGGCTTTGTGGATGCCGACTTTGGCCCCACTCTTTTCCGCAATAGTTGCAGCGGCGGCAGCATGGTCGTAGTGGCAGTGGGTCAGGATAATTAGTTCCAGGTCGGTGATTTTGATGTAACTTTCCAGTTCCTTGATGATGAGCTCGCTGCTCATGCCCGTATCGATCAGGACCTTTCTGTTAACGAGGTAGACACTGGAATCATAAGCTGTGGGGCAGATATACTGGACTTCCATGGTTTTCTTCCTTTTCCTCTTTTCAACTATAAAAAAATCTTAGATCTTAAAAACCCTGCGTGCGTTTTCAGTGGCCGCTTTTGCAACTTCCGCCGGTTCTATTTCCCTGATTTTTGCGATTACGGGAACCGAGTCCACGATAAATGCTGGCTCGTTTCTTCCCTTGCGTGGGGACAGGAAAGGGCTGTCGGTTTCCAGAAGCAGGTTTTCAAGGGGAACTTCGGCTGCCAGGGCCTGGTGGTGTTCGGAAAAACAGACAAGGGTTGCCAGGGAAATGTAGTATCCAGCGTCCACGATTTCTTTCATGGTCTCTAGTGGGCCGCTGTAGCAGTGGTAAACCACGGTGTCCACGTCCCGGACCATTTCAAGGGCTTCGGCTTCGGCTTCTCGGGCGTGCACAACAAGGGGTTTTTCGAAGTTTTTTGCAAGTTCGATAACTTTCTCAAAAGAGGCAGCCTGGTATTCTTTTTCGGCATCTGTTTTGCAGTCCTGGTAATCCAGGCCGGCTTCCCCGATCCCTACTGCCTTTTCGATGGTTGCTTCGATCTGT
This window encodes:
- a CDS encoding TatD family hydrolase, with product MPYPIIDSHCHLDFPKFNRDRHEAIERAREAGVVGMVNSGISLKGNRMSLELAEKYEDIHATLGLSPDIGREGSEEEINTILAQIEATIEKAVGIGEAGLDYQDCKTDAEKEYQAASFEKVIELAKNFEKPLVVHAREAEAEALEMVRDVDTVVYHCYSGPLETMKEIVDAGYYISLATLVCFSEHHQALAAEVPLENLLLETDSPFLSPRKGRNEPAFIVDSVPVIAKIREIEPAEVAKAATENARRVFKI
- a CDS encoding type II toxin-antitoxin system HicB family antitoxin → MRQFLVSITKEDDFFIARCPELNVTSQGESLEEAEKNIKEAIELYIESFGVDDLPQKVSKPYITFVEVAHA
- a CDS encoding MBL fold metallo-hydrolase; this encodes MEVQYICPTAYDSSVYLVNRKVLIDTGMSSELIIKELESYIKITDLELIILTHCHYDHAAAAATIAEKSGAKVGIHKADLEGINDDYLSVSILFGERAPTIKPTVTYEEGDKIPIGNGECLEVIHTPGHSRGSICLYEPVSKSLFSGDTVFPGGGFGRTDFEGCEPEKMAGSIEKLTKLDVKNLYSGHGEPTNRDGNKQIMTSYRMLKMMQGGF
- a CDS encoding YgiQ family radical SAM protein; translation: MSLDEAKVRGWEELDIILVTGDAYVDHSSFGTAIVGRVLEDAGFRVGIIAQPRWNSPEDFKKLGKPRLFFSVSAGNTDSMVSNLTAGLKPRAKDAYSPGGKPGLRPNRAVIIYSNRIKEACPDVPIVLGGIEASLRRFAHYDYLSDKVRQSILADAPADLLVYGMGELQITEIARRLQAGENVREIRDIPGTAWKMEVKEWKAKKAENNPSTKESIEEPAEESTEGSTEGSIEEPAEESTEGSTEGSIEEPAEKFTEKHVEIPSFTEVSQEKAAFAKAFRMYFLEQNPVTGKGVVQPHPKTVIVQNSPMRPLNEKELDHVYELPFTGEAHPSYKEPVPALEMVEFSLTTHRGCFGGCSFCSITQHQGRMIASRSIESVLREAKKLTEKPGFKGIINGVGGPTANMYGMDCKSWEKKGACLDKACLHPGICPALDTSHQKLLELMRCLRELPGVKKVFTGYGVRYDLALKNEEYLEELCAHHISGQLRVAPEHFSKRVTDAMCKPDREIYERFAEKFETLNKKCGKEQYIVNYLMSSHPGCTLEDMIEMAEYMRDHGGYTEQVQDFTPTPMTVSTCMYYTGINPFTGKKVYVARGKKEKAMQRALMHYRNPANYDLVYEALERTGRLDLVGNAWNCLIRRRKR